One part of the Bdellovibrio bacteriovorus genome encodes these proteins:
- the cdaA gene encoding diadenylate cyclase CdaA, whose product MLQQFVDNLVFIVQHLRVQDAIDMLLVWMVVYRILVLIKRTGTIQMLSGLGVLAIGYILSIWLELFTFNWILEKFFSNLFVIVVVLFQGEIRRALAHIGSNPFFSDASTIQETQVIEEIAKGIILTAQKGFGALVVVEREIVIDYHIEFGTEMDSKVSAELLASIFHPESPMHDGAVLIRNGKIHSAGCFLPLSKNPALDKNLGTRHRAAIGLTEETDALVFVVSEENKSIGIVQGGHLSPNVELGDIRKALYETFGLKYKAFSQQGEV is encoded by the coding sequence ATGTTGCAGCAGTTTGTCGACAACCTCGTGTTTATCGTCCAGCACTTGCGGGTGCAGGATGCTATCGACATGCTCCTGGTTTGGATGGTTGTTTATCGCATTCTGGTTCTGATCAAACGAACCGGGACGATTCAAATGCTTTCCGGCCTCGGGGTCCTGGCGATCGGGTACATCCTGAGTATCTGGCTGGAGCTCTTCACCTTTAACTGGATTCTTGAAAAGTTCTTCTCCAATCTGTTTGTGATCGTGGTTGTCCTGTTCCAGGGCGAGATTCGTCGCGCGCTGGCTCATATCGGCAGCAATCCGTTCTTCAGTGATGCCTCCACAATCCAGGAAACCCAGGTGATTGAAGAAATCGCCAAGGGTATTATTCTGACCGCCCAAAAAGGCTTCGGCGCTTTGGTGGTGGTGGAGCGTGAAATCGTCATCGACTATCACATTGAGTTCGGAACGGAGATGGATTCCAAAGTCTCTGCGGAATTGCTGGCCTCCATCTTCCATCCGGAAAGCCCGATGCATGACGGGGCGGTGTTGATCCGTAACGGCAAGATTCATTCTGCCGGCTGCTTCCTGCCGCTCAGTAAAAACCCGGCCCTGGACAAGAACCTGGGCACGCGTCACCGTGCCGCTATCGGTTTGACGGAAGAAACTGACGCTTTGGTGTTTGTCGTTTCGGAAGAAAATAAATCCATTGGTATCGTTCAAGGGGGTCACTTGAGTCCTAACGTGGAACTGGGTGATATCCGCAAGGCTCTTTATGAAACCTTCGGTCTTAAGTACAAAGCCTTCTCCCAGCAAGGGGAGGTCTAA
- the ftsH gene encoding ATP-dependent zinc metalloprotease FtsH: MRSTQKTLALWFFLIIMAVFLFQAYESKHQKAIADFNFSKFTEAVKAGEVATVTFRQDTSEVVGEMKPEFEKKYNGTHFAIIGNTQDEGYKFLQQHGITPNYERADNGGFFQSLIVNWLPLILIVAMFLFIMRQIQVGGGKAMSFGKSRARLLTEHKNRVTFKEVAGVDEAKEDLQEIVSFLKDPKKYTKLGGRIPKGVLLVGSPGTGKTLLARAVAGEAGVPFFTISGSDFVEMFVGVGASRVRDLFEQGKKNAPCLIFIDEIDAVGRHRGAGMGGGHDEREQTLNQLLVEMDGFESSEGVIMIAATNRPDVLDPALLRPGRFDRRVIVNKPDLKGREQILAVHMRKTPLGPDVDASKIARGTPGFSGADLENLVNEAALVAARSDKKYLEMDDFEKAKDKVTMGAERRSMVISDEDKKVTAYHEAGHTLVGKKLSGLDPIHKVTIIPRGMALGVTQTLPEKESVSLSKSKAENMIAFLFGGRAAEELIFKDITTGAGNDIERATEIARRMVCEWGMSKLGPLAYETRDNPVFMGMNYGNKSKEYSDAKAQEIDTEVEKIIKHGYEVSIQILRDHQDALERLTQALLEYETIDGHEVDMLVNGAAVAEIEKYRNTKKDTNAAIMNAAEKKGSGDPVGNTGPVTI; encoded by the coding sequence ATGCGATCAACCCAGAAAACGCTGGCTCTATGGTTCTTCCTGATCATCATGGCTGTGTTTCTATTTCAAGCCTATGAGAGCAAGCATCAAAAAGCGATTGCTGACTTTAATTTCTCCAAATTCACTGAAGCCGTAAAGGCCGGTGAGGTGGCGACTGTCACCTTCCGTCAGGACACCAGCGAAGTCGTTGGTGAAATGAAGCCGGAGTTTGAAAAGAAATACAACGGCACCCACTTTGCCATCATTGGGAACACCCAGGATGAGGGCTATAAATTCCTGCAACAACACGGCATCACGCCAAACTATGAGCGTGCTGACAATGGCGGCTTCTTCCAGTCCTTGATTGTGAACTGGCTGCCTTTGATTCTGATTGTGGCGATGTTCCTGTTCATCATGCGCCAGATCCAGGTCGGTGGCGGTAAAGCCATGTCCTTCGGTAAATCCCGTGCGCGTCTTTTGACGGAGCATAAAAACCGCGTGACCTTCAAAGAGGTCGCTGGTGTGGATGAAGCCAAAGAAGATCTGCAAGAGATCGTGAGCTTCCTGAAAGACCCTAAGAAATACACCAAACTTGGCGGCCGTATCCCTAAAGGGGTTTTGCTGGTGGGTTCTCCAGGTACTGGTAAGACGTTGCTGGCTCGCGCTGTTGCGGGTGAAGCGGGCGTTCCATTCTTCACAATCTCCGGTTCTGACTTCGTCGAGATGTTCGTCGGTGTCGGTGCCAGCCGTGTTCGTGATTTGTTCGAACAAGGTAAAAAGAATGCTCCATGTCTGATCTTTATTGACGAGATCGATGCTGTCGGTCGCCATCGTGGCGCGGGTATGGGTGGTGGTCACGATGAACGTGAACAAACCCTGAATCAGTTGCTGGTCGAGATGGATGGTTTTGAATCCTCTGAAGGTGTCATCATGATCGCTGCCACCAACCGTCCGGATGTTCTGGATCCTGCGTTGCTTCGCCCGGGTCGTTTCGACCGTCGTGTGATCGTGAATAAACCGGACCTTAAAGGCCGTGAGCAAATTCTTGCGGTTCACATGCGCAAGACTCCACTGGGTCCTGATGTGGATGCTTCCAAAATCGCGCGTGGCACACCGGGCTTCTCCGGTGCGGATCTGGAGAACCTGGTGAATGAGGCAGCCCTGGTGGCGGCTCGTTCTGACAAGAAGTATCTGGAAATGGACGATTTTGAAAAAGCAAAAGACAAAGTCACAATGGGTGCGGAAAGACGCTCCATGGTGATTTCTGATGAAGACAAGAAAGTCACGGCTTACCATGAAGCGGGCCATACGCTGGTGGGTAAAAAGCTTTCCGGCCTGGATCCGATCCACAAAGTGACCATCATCCCTCGTGGTATGGCGCTGGGTGTGACTCAGACTTTGCCGGAAAAAGAAAGCGTGTCCCTGTCCAAATCCAAAGCTGAAAACATGATCGCCTTCCTGTTTGGCGGTCGTGCAGCAGAAGAGCTGATCTTCAAAGACATCACCACCGGTGCCGGTAACGACATCGAGCGTGCGACGGAAATCGCCCGCCGCATGGTGTGTGAATGGGGTATGAGCAAACTGGGTCCTTTGGCTTATGAAACGCGCGATAATCCGGTGTTCATGGGTATGAACTACGGCAACAAGTCCAAAGAGTACTCTGATGCAAAAGCGCAAGAGATCGACACTGAAGTCGAAAAGATCATCAAGCACGGCTACGAAGTTTCCATCCAGATTCTTCGTGACCATCAGGATGCTCTGGAGCGTCTGACTCAAGCGTTGCTGGAATACGAAACCATCGACGGTCATGAAGTCGACATGCTGGTGAACGGCGCGGCAGTTGCGGAGATTGAAAAATACCGCAACACCAAGAAGGACACCAACGCAGCGATCATGAATGCGGCGGAAAAGAAAGGATCTGGAGATCCGGTGGGCAACACCGGCCCGGTGACGATCTAA